Proteins from one Nitrospira sp. genomic window:
- a CDS encoding LysM peptidoglycan-binding domain-containing protein, whose translation MMTERDGSMRRTAVRSLGLLVLCGLGLSGCVMSEKYEAEKARSLNFQRLLAQEEKRSAELDSEVKRGKRELSDYEARNRELSAQVEAVRQQAAQIQEEAQAMKEASLLEKRAQEDMKRLTTIPKAKKAAPKKDFAAAVDEALKTDVPSDLGLGSATGTAKDALGQSDLMESVGATAASATGTTHTVRPGETLYRIGQKYHVAPDQLRKWNNLKDNTVGVGQKLIVSQP comes from the coding sequence ATGATGACTGAGCGAGATGGATCCATGAGGCGCACGGCAGTACGGTCCCTTGGGCTGCTGGTCCTATGTGGTCTGGGGTTGAGCGGATGCGTGATGTCGGAAAAATATGAGGCGGAGAAGGCGCGCAGCCTCAACTTTCAGCGTCTTCTGGCGCAGGAAGAAAAACGCAGCGCGGAATTGGACAGCGAAGTCAAACGAGGCAAGCGTGAGCTGAGCGACTACGAGGCCCGCAATCGTGAACTGAGCGCCCAGGTGGAAGCGGTGCGTCAGCAGGCAGCCCAGATTCAGGAGGAGGCGCAGGCCATGAAAGAGGCCAGCCTGCTGGAGAAACGGGCTCAAGAGGACATGAAGCGCCTGACGACCATCCCGAAAGCCAAAAAAGCGGCGCCGAAGAAAGACTTTGCCGCGGCTGTGGATGAAGCGTTGAAGACGGATGTGCCATCGGATCTGGGCCTGGGGTCAGCAACCGGCACGGCCAAGGATGCGTTGGGTCAAAGTGACCTGATGGAAAGCGTGGGCGCGACTGCCGCCTCGGCGACCGGCACGACGCACACGGTGCGACCCGGTGAAACCTTGTATCGCATCGGTCAGAAATACCATGTCGCGCCGGATCAATTGCGCAAGTGGAACAATTTGAAAGATAACACCGTCGGAGTCGGGCAAAAGCTGATCGTCAGCCAGCCGTAA
- a CDS encoding cupin domain-containing protein gives MSPVDQEAVAREWLASGFSCDLWVDPPGQVWEDYRHATDELVMLIVGRLELEFGGRCLRPVVGEEIQIPAGVSHTVRNIGGTTAQWLYGYRRMQTG, from the coding sequence ATGAGTCCTGTCGATCAGGAGGCAGTGGCACGGGAATGGCTGGCGAGCGGCTTCAGTTGTGATCTTTGGGTTGATCCGCCCGGTCAAGTATGGGAGGATTACCGCCACGCGACCGACGAATTGGTCATGCTGATCGTCGGCCGGTTGGAACTGGAATTCGGTGGGCGCTGTCTGAGGCCCGTCGTGGGTGAAGAAATCCAGATTCCGGCCGGTGTGTCCCACACCGTGAGAAATATCGGTGGGACAACTGCTCAGTGGCTCTACGGGTATAGGCGGATGCAGACAGGCTGA
- a CDS encoding fructose 1,6-bisphosphatase gives MAIEQRAEDSGQITLSVIKADIGGFVGHSAIHPALMNCANEKLAVAKSKGLLVDYHVSACGDDLQLIMTHRHGVDHEPVHRVAWETFESGTAVAKELHLYGAGQDLLADAFSGNVRGQGPGVAEMEFVERKSDPVLIFMADKTSAGAWNLPLYKMFADPFTTAGLVIAPTLHQGFRFEVHDIYKHTKIFFDCPEEVYDMLMFIGSPGKYTVKAVYSRADGTIAAATSTERLSLIAGKYVGKDDPVMIVRAQQNFPAVGEVLDPFRYPWIIEGWMRGSHYGPLMPVSVKQATPTRFDGPPRVACLGFQLANGRLIGPRDMFDDPSYDEARRDANRTADVLRQHGPFEPHRLPLEDMEYTTMPQIMKKLEGRWTQL, from the coding sequence ATGGCGATTGAACAGCGTGCGGAGGACAGCGGCCAGATCACGCTGAGTGTGATCAAGGCGGACATCGGCGGGTTTGTCGGGCATTCGGCGATCCACCCGGCCCTCATGAATTGCGCGAACGAGAAGCTGGCTGTAGCGAAGAGCAAGGGGTTGCTGGTCGATTATCACGTGTCGGCCTGTGGGGATGATTTGCAGTTGATCATGACGCATCGCCACGGCGTCGATCATGAACCGGTTCACCGGGTGGCGTGGGAGACGTTTGAGTCCGGCACCGCAGTGGCCAAGGAGCTTCATCTGTATGGTGCGGGGCAGGATTTGTTAGCTGATGCGTTCAGCGGAAACGTGCGTGGACAGGGGCCCGGCGTCGCCGAGATGGAGTTCGTCGAGCGGAAATCCGACCCGGTGCTGATTTTCATGGCGGATAAGACGTCTGCCGGGGCGTGGAATCTCCCCCTGTATAAGATGTTTGCCGACCCGTTCACGACCGCCGGCCTGGTGATCGCCCCGACGCTGCATCAGGGGTTCCGCTTCGAGGTCCACGACATCTACAAGCACACAAAAATTTTCTTCGATTGCCCGGAGGAGGTGTACGACATGCTCATGTTCATCGGGTCGCCGGGCAAGTATACGGTGAAAGCGGTGTATTCGAGGGCGGACGGGACCATCGCCGCGGCTACCTCTACGGAGCGGCTGTCGTTGATCGCCGGGAAATATGTCGGCAAGGACGACCCGGTCATGATCGTCCGTGCGCAGCAGAACTTTCCGGCGGTGGGGGAGGTGCTGGATCCGTTCCGTTATCCTTGGATCATCGAGGGCTGGATGCGAGGCTCGCATTATGGTCCGCTCATGCCGGTCTCGGTGAAACAGGCGACTCCGACCCGGTTCGACGGCCCTCCACGCGTCGCCTGTCTCGGGTTTCAACTCGCCAATGGCCGATTGATCGGGCCACGGGATATGTTCGACGATCCTTCTTACGATGAGGCGAGGCGGGATGCGAATCGCACCGCCGACGTATTGCGTCAGCATGGGCCGTTCGAACCGCACCGGCTGCCGCTGGAGGATATGGAATATACGACGATGCCGCAGATCATGAAGAAACTTGAAGGGCGATGGACTCAGCTCTAG
- a CDS encoding AAA family ATPase — protein sequence MASSPHQAAARTISIDGITLHLAQPMTMAQEWIGNREILKQLLACWLVIDERDLPLSPRITGQPGIGKTTLAMAGARERKQDLYVFQCTADTRPEDLLITPVLAESGTITYHASPLVTAVLTGSICVLDEGNRMNEKSWASLAPLLDHRRCVESIIAGLLIRAHADFRCCVTMNEDASTYEVPDYILSRLQPTLGMGFPTRDDELAILRYHLPFAPADMLALTVEFLQEAHQLSLEYSVRDGIHLLQYALKRRAQDPAHPLAADAAWRESLIKVLGEEALDLPTQSRKRKRALGDQALPRGLGDFFFESDDPLHPGR from the coding sequence ATGGCATCCAGTCCGCACCAGGCCGCAGCACGCACCATTTCGATCGACGGGATCACGCTACACCTGGCCCAACCGATGACGATGGCCCAGGAGTGGATCGGCAATCGGGAAATTCTGAAGCAACTGCTGGCCTGCTGGCTCGTGATCGATGAACGCGACCTCCCGCTCTCACCTCGCATCACCGGGCAACCAGGCATCGGCAAAACCACGTTGGCCATGGCGGGCGCCCGAGAGCGTAAGCAGGACCTCTACGTCTTCCAATGCACCGCGGACACCCGCCCCGAAGACCTGCTGATCACGCCGGTGCTGGCAGAATCCGGAACGATCACGTACCACGCGTCGCCGCTCGTCACGGCAGTGCTCACCGGCAGCATCTGCGTGCTCGACGAGGGCAACCGGATGAATGAAAAAAGCTGGGCCTCTCTGGCTCCGCTGCTCGATCACCGGCGCTGCGTGGAATCGATCATTGCAGGCCTGCTCATCCGGGCGCATGCGGACTTTCGCTGCTGCGTGACCATGAACGAAGACGCCTCGACGTATGAAGTGCCGGACTACATTCTGTCCCGCTTGCAACCGACACTCGGCATGGGCTTTCCCACACGCGACGACGAACTGGCGATTCTGCGGTATCACTTGCCCTTCGCCCCGGCCGACATGCTAGCCCTCACGGTAGAATTCCTGCAGGAGGCCCATCAACTCAGCCTCGAATACTCCGTACGCGACGGCATCCATCTCCTGCAATATGCCTTGAAACGACGCGCCCAGGATCCTGCCCATCCCTTGGCCGCCGATGCCGCCTGGAGAGAATCGCTCATCAAAGTCTTGGGCGAAGAGGCCCTCGATCTGCCGACCCAGTCTCGCAAACGCAAGCGCGCGTTGGGCGATCAGGCCCTCCCGCGCGGACTCGGTGATTTCTTTTTCGAAAGTGATGACCCTTTACACCCCGGCCGATAA
- a CDS encoding septal ring lytic transglycosylase RlpA family protein, whose amino-acid sequence MRTPLGGFVSIPVISSMQREKQTGTRRLFLPLFLLILTTWLNGCSGWAPARPVYPPGYPVGFVERGSASWYGPGFHGNRTANGEVYDMHKLTAAHRTLPLGSVAVVRSLTTGRQVTVRINDRGPFARGRILDLSLAGAQAVGMVGRGTDEVELRVISYQGGAGEMGVLRVQVGSFADPANASALVSRLRGAYPGSRVVAVDLPEGRRYRVYAGQFQTDASAEQAAGHLRRALDTDPFIIRDDSAGAFVGSP is encoded by the coding sequence GTGAGAACGCCGCTGGGAGGCTTTGTCAGCATCCCGGTGATCTCCTCCATGCAGAGGGAGAAGCAGACCGGCACCCGTCGTCTCTTTCTCCCTCTCTTCTTACTGATTCTGACCACGTGGCTGAACGGTTGCTCGGGATGGGCACCGGCTCGTCCTGTCTATCCGCCGGGATACCCGGTGGGTTTTGTTGAACGCGGAAGTGCCTCGTGGTATGGCCCAGGTTTTCACGGCAATCGCACGGCGAACGGGGAAGTGTATGATATGCACAAACTCACGGCGGCGCATCGGACGTTGCCGTTGGGGTCGGTGGCGGTCGTGCGTTCACTGACGACCGGCCGGCAGGTCACCGTCCGGATCAATGATCGCGGCCCGTTTGCCCGTGGGCGAATCTTGGACCTGTCGCTGGCCGGCGCACAGGCGGTGGGCATGGTCGGGCGTGGTACCGATGAAGTTGAACTGCGTGTCATCAGCTACCAGGGAGGGGCAGGGGAGATGGGCGTCCTCCGTGTGCAGGTCGGTTCCTTTGCCGATCCCGCCAACGCATCCGCTCTGGTTTCACGCCTGCGCGGAGCCTACCCAGGCAGCAGGGTGGTGGCCGTCGATTTGCCCGAAGGCCGCCGATACCGCGTCTATGCAGGACAGTTTCAGACCGACGCCTCGGCAGAGCAGGCTGCCGGGCATCTACGGCGGGCCCTCGATACCGACCCGTTTATCATACGGGATGACAGTGCGGGGGCCTTCGTAGGGAGTCCCTAG
- a CDS encoding anthranilate synthase component I, with protein MTKQHYSLTLDEFRGLATEGNLIPLYREILADYETPVSAFAKIDQGPTAYLLESVAGGENWARYSFLGSGSSAVLHEEKGDLILTRGKKRLKIQSRGNPLERVRELMEEYRPVTVPGLPRFVGGAVGYLSYDVVRTFEELPSLRRDSLGMPELAFLLTDTLLIFDNVSQKIKVVANAYLESTTDRAIREAYRHATARIEKMIA; from the coding sequence ATGACCAAGCAGCACTATTCACTGACCCTGGACGAGTTTCGTGGTCTCGCGACGGAAGGTAATCTGATTCCGCTTTATCGGGAGATCCTGGCGGACTATGAGACGCCGGTGTCGGCGTTCGCCAAAATCGACCAGGGGCCGACCGCCTATCTCCTGGAAAGTGTCGCCGGCGGGGAAAATTGGGCGCGCTATTCTTTCCTGGGAAGCGGCTCTTCAGCCGTGCTTCATGAAGAAAAGGGCGATTTGATTCTGACCCGCGGGAAGAAACGCCTCAAGATTCAGAGCCGGGGCAACCCGCTGGAACGTGTGCGCGAGTTGATGGAGGAATATCGGCCGGTGACGGTACCCGGCCTGCCCCGGTTTGTCGGCGGCGCAGTCGGGTACTTGAGTTATGACGTGGTGCGGACCTTCGAAGAACTGCCGTCCCTTCGTAGAGATAGTCTCGGGATGCCGGAACTGGCCTTTCTGCTGACCGACACCCTGCTGATTTTCGACAACGTCTCGCAGAAGATCAAAGTCGTCGCGAACGCCTATCTCGAATCGACAACCGATCGCGCCATCCGCGAGGCCTATCGCCATGCCACGGCGCGGATCGAAAAGATGATCGC
- the ligA gene encoding NAD-dependent DNA ligase LigA codes for MSPSPIEERIAALRREIRRHDHLYYTKDRPEISDSEYDRLFRELVDLEAAHPYLITSDSPTQRVGAPPLAELAKVSHEKPMLSLDSMTDQEDVCAFDARMKRELETEQVVYTAEPKFDGLSVELVYDEGRFVRGATRGDGTIGEDVTVNLRTIRALPLQLTPGPAMPAHLVVRGEVYMRLDEFQTLNRRMTERGEEAFANPRNAAAGSLRQLDSRITASRPLTLTCYDIMALSGQAPPTHWDELDALATWGLPVPEHRQRCRSIDEVLSFHQRTDAMRDELPFEIDGVVVKLDRRDWQDQLGSKSRSPRWAIAYKFAPRKEITVIQDIAVSVGRTGTLTPLALLKPVEVGGVTISRATLHNADEVARKDVRVGDTVKVERAGDVIPAIAERVPVPGEIRRDPFVMPDHCPVCGSAVAREGAYFYCTGHTVCVAQLKGAIEHFASKSALNIDGLGKKTVAQLVDAGMVKDLADLYSLTKEQLLTLEGFADRSATLLMESIERSKSVTLERLLMGLGIRQVGQHIAKVLAKQFGTLPRLMAATQEEFLQVREIGPEISASLASFFSEARNRDVIDRLVERGLTIEAPAAERGADSQTLAGKTFVFTGGLTGYSRDQAKQLVEGRGGQVSSSVSKNTSYVVAGADPGSKLAQAQKLGVKVLTEPEFTDLVTPA; via the coding sequence ATGTCCCCAAGTCCCATCGAAGAACGCATCGCAGCCCTCCGTCGAGAAATCAGACGCCACGACCATCTCTATTACACGAAGGATCGGCCGGAGATTTCCGACTCGGAATACGACCGACTCTTTCGCGAACTGGTCGATCTGGAAGCCGCCCATCCGTACCTGATCACCAGCGACTCACCCACCCAGCGGGTCGGGGCACCGCCGCTGGCGGAACTCGCAAAGGTCTCGCACGAGAAGCCGATGCTGAGTCTCGACTCCATGACCGATCAGGAGGATGTGTGTGCGTTCGACGCCCGCATGAAACGCGAGTTGGAAACCGAACAAGTCGTCTACACCGCCGAGCCGAAGTTCGACGGGCTGTCGGTCGAACTGGTCTACGATGAGGGACGATTTGTGCGCGGCGCAACGCGCGGAGACGGCACAATCGGTGAAGATGTCACCGTCAATCTTCGGACGATTCGCGCCCTGCCCCTCCAGCTCACTCCTGGCCCGGCCATGCCCGCCCACCTGGTCGTGCGTGGTGAAGTGTACATGCGCCTGGATGAGTTTCAAACGCTCAATCGCCGGATGACCGAGCGGGGAGAGGAAGCCTTCGCCAATCCTCGCAACGCCGCAGCCGGTTCCTTGCGTCAGTTGGACAGCCGGATCACTGCCTCCCGCCCGTTGACGCTGACCTGCTACGACATCATGGCGCTCTCGGGTCAGGCTCCGCCGACCCATTGGGACGAACTGGACGCCCTCGCGACCTGGGGCTTGCCCGTCCCGGAACATCGACAGCGTTGCCGGTCCATCGACGAGGTGTTGTCCTTTCATCAGCGCACCGACGCGATGCGGGACGAGCTGCCGTTTGAGATCGACGGCGTCGTGGTCAAACTGGACCGGCGTGATTGGCAGGATCAACTCGGCAGCAAGTCGCGTAGTCCCCGTTGGGCCATCGCCTACAAGTTTGCCCCGCGAAAGGAAATTACGGTCATCCAGGATATCGCCGTCTCCGTCGGTAGAACCGGCACCCTGACACCGCTCGCGCTGCTCAAACCGGTGGAGGTGGGCGGTGTCACGATCAGCCGCGCGACCCTGCACAATGCCGACGAGGTGGCGCGAAAGGATGTGCGCGTCGGGGATACGGTGAAGGTCGAGCGGGCGGGCGATGTGATTCCCGCCATTGCCGAACGCGTCCCGGTTCCGGGGGAAATACGCCGTGATCCGTTCGTCATGCCCGACCATTGTCCGGTCTGCGGATCGGCCGTCGCCCGCGAAGGCGCCTACTTTTATTGCACCGGCCACACCGTCTGCGTGGCCCAGCTGAAAGGCGCGATCGAACACTTCGCGTCGAAGAGCGCGCTGAATATCGACGGCCTGGGGAAAAAGACGGTGGCCCAGTTGGTCGATGCGGGAATGGTGAAAGACCTGGCCGATCTGTACAGTCTGACAAAGGAACAGCTATTGACGCTGGAGGGGTTCGCCGATCGATCGGCCACCCTGCTCATGGAATCCATTGAACGGAGCAAATCCGTCACGCTGGAGCGACTCTTGATGGGGCTTGGCATTCGTCAGGTTGGACAGCATATTGCCAAGGTGCTGGCCAAGCAGTTCGGTACACTCCCGCGACTGATGGCCGCCACCCAAGAGGAGTTCCTGCAGGTCCGCGAGATCGGCCCGGAGATTTCCGCCAGTCTCGCCTCATTTTTCAGTGAGGCCCGGAATCGGGACGTGATTGATCGGCTAGTAGAACGGGGACTCACGATCGAAGCACCGGCAGCCGAACGCGGGGCCGACAGCCAGACGTTGGCGGGCAAAACCTTCGTCTTCACCGGCGGCCTGACGGGGTACAGTCGAGACCAGGCCAAACAGCTGGTCGAAGGGCGAGGCGGACAGGTGTCGTCGAGTGTGAGTAAGAACACGTCGTATGTGGTGGCGGGCGCTGATCCGGGCTCGAAACTCGCCCAGGCGCAGAAGCTGGGAGTGAAGGTTCTGACGGAACCGGAGTTTACCGATCTAGTGACGCCTGCGTGA
- a CDS encoding ACT domain-containing protein, protein MPTTTQFVVSGQSKPGVLAEVAAVLGAAGVNIKAFSAPEVTGPGKLRLIVADVDAARIALRKSKIKFREETALILSLENKPGALKQVADSLTRARINVKCGYCTPSREGKRAIVVLTVSNTTKALGVLRTHSLDEF, encoded by the coding sequence ATGCCGACAACGACGCAATTTGTGGTGAGTGGACAGAGCAAACCGGGTGTGCTGGCGGAGGTGGCGGCCGTACTCGGCGCTGCCGGAGTCAACATCAAAGCCTTTTCCGCGCCAGAAGTCACGGGGCCCGGCAAACTGCGGTTGATTGTGGCAGATGTCGACGCCGCGCGGATCGCACTCAGAAAATCTAAGATCAAGTTCCGCGAGGAGACTGCCTTGATTCTCAGTCTGGAGAACAAGCCCGGGGCCTTGAAGCAGGTGGCCGACTCGCTCACCAGAGCCCGTATCAATGTCAAATGTGGTTATTGCACGCCCTCGCGGGAAGGCAAACGCGCCATTGTCGTCCTGACGGTGTCCAACACGACGAAAGCGCTCGGGGTGCTGCGCACTCATTCGCTCGACGAATTTTAG
- a CDS encoding HlyC/CorC family transporter, with protein sequence MDIIVLIFLILLSAVISVVEVGFYSVNDTKLRALADAGSKRADMALHLRTDPQRLLLTILVGDRLVDTATASLATIIALNRFGGQGLEGVLGEAFAVLVGILTFVLLVFADLVPKTLAAKYSVPVVLNMAYPAYAAQQVLTPIMFFVVPLIYKLTGGKGLNVPFVTEEELKIMLDQSSKSGAIEAQEVKMIKNVFQLKDITAEDCMTPRIYMFSLDCNQYLREAKELLFKSKYSRIPLYEGTLDNIIGILYKTKALTALAQGHTEMKLRDIAQPALFIPHTKSADDLMKQFQLDKRHMAIVVNEFGGVMGLVTLEDLLEEVVGEIVDETDITEELIKRIGKNQILVHGRTEVRKVNDFLKVDLGDDAVTISGLIQHELGRIPKVGEEVHIANCRLVIHEADPRVIKSVQIYKEDKHPALHDQPVEEHVPVTQASLDR encoded by the coding sequence ATGGACATTATCGTACTGATATTCCTCATTCTCTTGTCGGCGGTCATCTCGGTCGTTGAGGTGGGATTTTATTCCGTCAACGACACGAAACTCAGGGCATTGGCCGACGCGGGAAGCAAGCGGGCCGACATGGCCCTGCATCTGCGGACCGATCCGCAACGGCTGCTGCTGACCATCCTGGTGGGAGACCGCCTGGTCGATACGGCCACCGCCTCCCTGGCGACGATCATTGCCTTGAATCGGTTCGGAGGGCAGGGACTGGAAGGCGTGCTGGGCGAGGCTTTCGCGGTGCTGGTCGGTATTCTCACGTTTGTCCTCTTAGTGTTCGCCGATCTCGTTCCGAAGACCCTGGCGGCCAAATATTCGGTTCCGGTCGTGCTCAATATGGCCTATCCGGCCTACGCGGCGCAGCAGGTGTTGACGCCGATCATGTTCTTCGTCGTGCCGCTGATCTATAAACTCACCGGCGGTAAGGGGCTCAATGTGCCCTTCGTCACGGAAGAAGAGCTCAAGATCATGCTGGATCAGAGCAGCAAGAGCGGCGCGATCGAAGCCCAGGAAGTGAAGATGATCAAGAACGTCTTCCAGCTCAAGGACATCACGGCGGAAGACTGCATGACCCCGCGCATCTACATGTTCTCGCTCGACTGCAATCAATACCTGCGCGAGGCGAAAGAACTCCTGTTCAAGTCCAAGTACTCGCGCATTCCGCTGTACGAAGGCACGCTCGATAACATCATCGGCATCCTGTACAAGACCAAGGCCTTGACCGCGCTGGCCCAGGGGCATACCGAAATGAAGCTGCGGGATATCGCGCAGCCGGCCTTGTTTATCCCCCATACGAAATCCGCGGACGATTTGATGAAGCAGTTCCAGCTGGACAAGCGTCACATGGCGATCGTCGTGAACGAATTCGGCGGCGTCATGGGGCTCGTCACGTTGGAAGATTTGCTGGAAGAGGTGGTCGGCGAAATCGTCGATGAAACGGACATTACCGAAGAGCTGATCAAGCGCATCGGCAAAAACCAGATCCTGGTGCACGGACGCACAGAAGTCCGGAAGGTCAACGACTTCCTCAAGGTGGATTTAGGCGACGATGCGGTGACGATCAGCGGCCTGATACAGCACGAGCTGGGGCGGATTCCGAAAGTCGGCGAGGAAGTGCATATTGCCAACTGCCGGCTGGTCATTCATGAGGCGGATCCACGGGTCATCAAGAGTGTCCAAATCTACAAAGAAGACAAGCATCCCGCTCTTCACGACCAACCGGTCGAAGAGCATGTTCCGGTCACGCAGGCGTCACTAGATCGGTAA